The sequence below is a genomic window from Methylophilus sp. DW102.
TCCCAGTTCCGCGTCACCCGCAACAGTGACCTTGAGGTGGATGAAGATGATGTGATCAACTTGCGCACAGCGTTACGTGAAGAGCTGGCGCATCGGCAGTATGGTGAAGCGGTGCGACTTGAGGTGACACAAGAATGCGACGACACGCTGGCCGAGTTTTTACTCAAGCAATTTAACCTGCCGCCACTGGCGTTATACCGCGTGAATGGTCCGGTGAATCTGGGCCGCCTGATTCAGCTGCCAGACATGGCCAAAGGAGATCATCTCAAGTTTGTGCCATTCCAGCCGCACTGGCCGCAGCACATCAAAAAAAATGTTTCGCTGCTGACGCAAATGCGCGAAAAAGATTTGCTGATCCACCAGCCTTACGAGAGTTTCGAAGTGGTGATCCAGCTACTGGAAGAAGCGGTCAAGGATGAGCATGTACTGGCCATTCGCATGACCATTTACCGGACTGGGGCGGATCCACGCATGTTGCGCTTGCTGCAAGAGGCAGTGCGCCGTGGCAAGGAAGTGCTGGTGGTGGTTGAACTCAAGGCGCGTTTTGACGAAGAAGCCAACATCAACTGGGCAGAAGCATTGGAGTCGGTGGGCGCGCAGGTGGTGTATGGCGTGGTCGGCCTCAAAACACACGCCAAGATGCTGTTGATTATGCGCCGTGAGGGCAAGGTGATACACCGCTACGGGCATCTTTCCACCGGCAACTACAACCCGAAAACCACGCGTTTGTATACCGACTGGAGCATGTTGACCGCGGATGCCAATCTGACCAAGGAAATGGAAGCCGTCTTCCGTCACTTGACCAGCGAGCTGCCGATCCCGACCATGCGTCATCTGCTGGTGGCGCCCTTTACCCTGCAAAACAGCATGATCCGGCAGCTGGAAAAGGCGCAGCGCCTGGCCAGACTGGGCAAGCCCGCCAAGGTGATTGCTAAAATGAATGCGCTGACCGATGTCCCGCTGGTCAATGCACTCATGAAGGCCGCCAGTGCCGGCGTTGAGATTGATTTAATTGTGCGTGGGGCCTGCATCTTGCCGGTGGATGCGCCGTCGGTTAAAGGCCGCATTCGGGTCAGATCCATTGTCGGTCGCCTGCTCGAGCATTCACGCGTGTTTTACTTTGAGCTGGATGGTCAGGTGCAGATGTGGTTGTCGAGCGCAGACTGGATGAGCCGCAACATGATCCGCCGCGTAGAATTGGCCTGGCCAATCAAAGACCCCGCCATGCAGCAACGCATTTATCGCGAAAGTCTACAGCTTTACCTGCAAGATAATCTGGATGCCTGGCAATTGAGTGAGAATGGGCAATATCAACAGGCCGCGCGGACTGATGCTGCCGAGCCCTTGTCTTGCCAGCACCTGTTACTGCG
It includes:
- the ppk1 gene encoding polyphosphate kinase 1, whose protein sequence is MKNNTPALLDRDQSILSFNARVLSLAQREDYPLLERLRFLCIVTNNLDEFFEVRMPLQMEAYQQGVTSGPVTASTCEQVATMAHALVAQQYQLFNDALMPALAKEHVHLVSGGVRTPEQTTWVSNYFKREVLPFLMPVSLDPSHPFPQVANKSLNFIVRIAVDGEEKIAIVRAPRVVPRLVQLPPSISKGEQCFVSLTSIIRANLEVLFQGASILHFSQFRVTRNSDLEVDEDDVINLRTALREELAHRQYGEAVRLEVTQECDDTLAEFLLKQFNLPPLALYRVNGPVNLGRLIQLPDMAKGDHLKFVPFQPHWPQHIKKNVSLLTQMREKDLLIHQPYESFEVVIQLLEEAVKDEHVLAIRMTIYRTGADPRMLRLLQEAVRRGKEVLVVVELKARFDEEANINWAEALESVGAQVVYGVVGLKTHAKMLLIMRREGKVIHRYGHLSTGNYNPKTTRLYTDWSMLTADANLTKEMEAVFRHLTSELPIPTMRHLLVAPFTLQNSMIRQLEKAQRLARLGKPAKVIAKMNALTDVPLVNALMKAASAGVEIDLIVRGACILPVDAPSVKGRIRVRSIVGRLLEHSRVFYFELDGQVQMWLSSADWMSRNMIRRVELAWPIKDPAMQQRIYRESLQLYLQDNLDAWQLSENGQYQQAARTDAAEPLSCQHLLLRQYHSL